The Lycium barbarum isolate Lr01 chromosome 10, ASM1917538v2, whole genome shotgun sequence genome includes a region encoding these proteins:
- the LOC132612760 gene encoding uncharacterized protein At3g28850-like yields the protein MDVGFMEELKNILGKKTKLSLPRVFIGGKYIGGAEEIRQLHEACELKKYVEGLIPADFSTCEVCGGHRFVLCDECNGSHKCYSEKGGFRTCMGCNENGLIRCPSCYFAPITLL from the coding sequence ATGGATGTTGGGTTTATGGAAGAACTGAAAAACATATTGGGTAAAAAGACGAAATTGTCCTTGCCAAGAGTTTTTATTGGTGGGAAGTACATTGGTGGTGCTGAGGAGATTCGTCAATTACATGAAGCTTGTGAGTTGAAGAAGTATGTTGAAGGGTTAATTCCAGCTGATTTTAGCACGTGTGAAGTGTGTGGGGGACATAGATTTGTACTATGTGATGAATGTAATGGAAGTCACAAGTGTTATAGTGAGAAAGGCGGATTTAGAACTTGTATGGGTTGTAATGAGAATGGTTTAATCAGGTGCCCTTCTTGTTATTTTGCACCAATTACACTACTTTGA